A stretch of Actinomycetota bacterium DNA encodes these proteins:
- a CDS encoding radical SAM protein, protein MKLKITELLENSRELSWRNFGREIIFYLPGMFTLNGDRGRYPAISITGDRCELNCDHCRARILESMIHATTPEALVKRCLKLEEQGNIGCLISGGSLRDGTLPWLRFADALARIKEETNLKISIHTGLIDFDTAQRLKEAGVDQALIDVIGDDETLKRVYHLDVGIEAIKSSLDALTTVGIPIVPHIVVGLYYGRIKGELEALDMISGYNPSVLVVVSLMPLLGTPMRDVVSPPHSQKIAEILATARLKMPNIPISLGCARSRGRDGSWIETMAVDAGVNRMALWSEEAIERAKRYDLKIEFRKTCCSI, encoded by the coding sequence GTGAAACTTAAGATAACGGAACTACTGGAAAATTCGAGGGAGTTATCCTGGCGAAACTTCGGCAGGGAAATTATCTTCTATCTGCCGGGGATGTTTACATTAAATGGAGATCGAGGCAGGTACCCGGCAATCTCCATCACCGGGGATAGATGCGAACTCAATTGTGATCACTGTCGTGCCCGGATATTAGAGTCCATGATCCATGCCACAACACCCGAGGCATTGGTGAAGAGGTGCCTAAAGCTAGAAGAACAGGGCAATATCGGCTGTCTGATAAGTGGAGGCAGCTTAAGAGATGGAACCCTACCCTGGCTTAGATTTGCCGATGCCTTGGCCAGGATAAAGGAGGAGACGAATTTAAAAATCTCCATACATACCGGGTTGATAGATTTTGACACCGCTCAGAGGCTCAAGGAGGCTGGTGTGGATCAGGCACTCATAGATGTCATAGGAGACGATGAAACCCTCAAGCGCGTATACCATCTGGATGTGGGAATTGAAGCCATAAAGAGTTCATTGGATGCCCTGACTACAGTGGGGATTCCAATCGTCCCCCACATCGTCGTTGGATTGTACTATGGCAGAATAAAAGGCGAGCTCGAAGCCTTGGATATGATTTCAGGTTACAACCCATCCGTTCTGGTGGTGGTATCTTTGATGCCCTTGTTGGGGACGCCGATGCGGGATGTTGTCTCCCCTCCCCATTCTCAAAAGATTGCCGAAATTTTAGCCACCGCTCGCTTGAAAATGCCCAATATTCCAATTTCTCTGGGTTGTGCACGTTCGAGGGGGAGAGATGGCAGCTGGATCGAGACCATGGCCGTCGATGCCGGGGTAAACAGAATGGCTTTATGGTCGGAAGAGGCGATCGAGAGGGCAAAGCGGTATGATCTAAAAATCGAATTTCGCAAGACCTGCTGCTCAATTTAA
- a CDS encoding NAD(P)/FAD-dependent oxidoreductase — protein sequence MPTGRPACRTDRQVNGELKYDLVVVGAGPAGSTAAKVACEEGISVLVLEKKASIGRPVQCGEFVPKALCREVDIDKRCIAQEVDIMRTYMPDGGIIETNSPGFILNRALFDELLTIEAAKAGAHILLRTKVISIRGRGVIARPVCPARPAGWDGEEINIETKVVIGADGPISTAGGWIGQVNREFVRCLQYEIPLNRDIKTTEVYFDPRYRAGYGWLFPKGETANVGVGIRVGSRASRVERRALREALEHLVSRLERDGKIKRSILRVSSGLVPVGGYLRRTWCGNILLVGDAAGQTDPISGAGILSAILCGKIAGRIAAMSIKRNDLGILEEYEVEWKDILQKPLDRALRRRKFLDAHWPCPPSLNSSTDNGEKELSQLLRENWIAFRGYYRET from the coding sequence ATGCCTACCGGCAGGCCCGCCTGCCGGACGGATAGGCAAGTCAATGGAGAGTTGAAATACGATTTAGTCGTCGTTGGGGCTGGACCAGCTGGAAGTACAGCGGCAAAAGTTGCCTGCGAGGAAGGTATAAGCGTCCTCGTGTTGGAGAAAAAGGCGAGTATAGGGAGACCCGTTCAGTGTGGCGAGTTCGTTCCCAAAGCCCTCTGTAGGGAGGTGGACATTGATAAGCGGTGCATTGCACAAGAAGTCGACATAATGAGGACATATATGCCTGACGGGGGAATCATTGAGACGAATTCTCCGGGGTTTATATTGAATAGAGCCCTCTTTGATGAGCTACTGACCATAGAAGCTGCAAAAGCCGGGGCTCACATTCTGCTTCGAACAAAGGTTATTTCCATCCGTGGGAGAGGAGTCATCGCCAGACCTGTCTGCCCTGCCCGTCCGGCAGGATGGGATGGTGAGGAGATAAATATAGAAACCAAGGTGGTAATCGGTGCCGATGGTCCCATCTCCACCGCCGGTGGCTGGATCGGTCAAGTCAATCGAGAGTTCGTTCGTTGCCTGCAATATGAGATTCCCCTAAACCGGGATATTAAAACAACGGAGGTCTACTTCGATCCAAGGTATAGAGCAGGCTACGGTTGGCTTTTTCCCAAAGGTGAGACGGCAAATGTGGGGGTAGGTATTAGAGTTGGGAGTCGAGCGTCGAGAGTCGAGAGACGAGCATTGAGAGAGGCACTGGAGCACCTTGTTTCGAGGTTGGAGAGGGATGGAAAAATTAAGAGGAGCATTTTAAGGGTCAGCAGTGGACTCGTTCCCGTGGGAGGATACTTGAGGAGAACCTGGTGTGGAAATATCCTCCTGGTGGGGGATGCGGCGGGGCAAACGGATCCCATCTCTGGGGCGGGAATCCTCTCCGCCATCCTTTGCGGAAAGATCGCCGGAAGAATCGCCGCCATGTCCATAAAGCGGAATGATTTGGGGATTTTAGAGGAATATGAGGTGGAATGGAAGGACATTCTGCAGAAACCACTGGATAGGGCCCTTAGAAGACGTAAATTCCTGGATGCACATTGGCCCTGCCCTCCATCGCTCAACTCATCGACGGATAATGGTGAGAAAGAACTATCGCAACTTTTGAGGGAGAACTGGATCGCGTTCAGAGGATATTATCGTGAAACTTAA